One bacterium genomic region harbors:
- a CDS encoding Omp28-related outer membrane protein, whose translation MLYLLRILLITSFLYLYLPKDLSAQQQRNPVLEYCTGTWCQWCPCGHIVIEQIKASIPNAIFLGYHGPAGSSDPFDDFPGNSIISFLTFSAYPTGIIDRTSAPVGRESWFNSVNNRNSVPANVSIATNGTFNPVNRLLNLNINSTALQNLSGTFKMNLIIIEDSLVYPQSGNTSCPGGSQYVHDNVVRAMINGAEGEMLVNGSTWNMGETISKNIQYTVPANFVIGRCHLVILVYKVQSPFYLSQIQQAVKFTLTNLSQISITVTSPNGGENILGGSNYDVTWIAQNTDSVKIEFSSDSGITWLPVVNSYLNTGSFEWDVPETSSTNCKIRISSTVSPANYDVSNNSFTIYPFQFDVFTGWNLISVPILSEDMSKTFCFQTQYLVLTDTTMVIQ comes from the coding sequence ATGCTGTACTTACTAAGAATTTTACTAATCACTTCATTTCTCTATTTGTATTTACCAAAAGATTTATCCGCACAGCAGCAAAGAAATCCTGTGCTTGAATATTGCACAGGAACATGGTGTCAATGGTGTCCCTGTGGGCATATAGTTATAGAGCAGATAAAAGCCAGTATACCGAATGCGATTTTTCTCGGTTATCATGGTCCGGCTGGTAGTAGTGATCCCTTTGATGATTTTCCCGGTAATTCAATAATTAGTTTTTTAACATTCTCAGCTTACCCAACTGGTATTATTGATAGAACCAGTGCACCGGTCGGTCGTGAGTCCTGGTTCAATTCTGTAAATAATAGAAATAGTGTCCCGGCAAATGTAAGTATTGCCACAAATGGTACATTCAACCCGGTTAACCGCTTACTGAATTTAAATATTAATTCAACAGCTCTTCAAAATTTATCAGGAACATTTAAAATGAATCTTATAATCATTGAAGATAGTTTAGTATATCCTCAATCTGGAAATACCAGTTGTCCTGGAGGGAGTCAATATGTTCATGACAATGTTGTCCGGGCAATGATTAATGGTGCTGAAGGAGAGATGTTGGTTAACGGATCAACCTGGAATATGGGGGAAACAATATCAAAGAACATTCAATATACAGTTCCGGCAAATTTTGTGATAGGAAGATGTCATCTGGTTATATTGGTTTACAAGGTTCAGTCGCCATTTTATTTATCTCAGATTCAACAAGCAGTCAAGTTTACTTTAACAAATCTATCTCAAATCTCTATAACGGTTACCTCGCCTAATGGAGGAGAAAATATATTGGGTGGAAGTAATTATGATGTAACCTGGATAGCACAGAATACAGATTCAGTCAAGATCGAATTTTCTTCGGATTCTGGAATTACCTGGCTTCCGGTTGTAAATTCATATTTAAATACCGGTTCATTTGAGTGGGATGTTCCAGAAACTTCATCAACAAATTGCAAAATCCGGATATCAAGTACTGTTAGTCCTGCAAATTATGATGTAAGTAATAATTCATTCACAATCTATCCATTTCAATTTGATGTTTTCACCGGGTGGAATTTAATTTCTGTTCCAATTCTAAGCGAAGATATGAGCAAAACATTTTGTTTCCAAACGCAATATCTGGTGCTTACAGATACAACAATGGTTATTCAATAG